The following are from one region of the Polyangiaceae bacterium genome:
- a CDS encoding acyl-CoA thioesterase: protein MTPPANAHTHRFTVPTSDIDELGHVGNVSWVRWVNEAATEHSRSVGLDLAAYKELGLLWVVRKHEIEYLGSAFAGEELEAATWVDSIKGATSLRQTRFYRDGKLLCRAATTWVLLSIATGRPTRVPPELLARYA, encoded by the coding sequence ATGACTCCGCCTGCGAACGCCCATACGCACCGCTTCACCGTGCCCACCTCGGACATCGACGAGCTCGGCCACGTGGGCAACGTGAGCTGGGTGCGCTGGGTCAACGAGGCCGCCACCGAGCATTCCCGCTCCGTGGGACTGGATCTCGCCGCCTACAAGGAGCTTGGCCTCCTGTGGGTCGTGCGCAAGCACGAGATCGAGTACCTCGGCTCCGCCTTCGCTGGAGAAGAGCTCGAGGCCGCCACCTGGGTCGACTCCATCAAGGGCGCCACCTCGCTGCGGCAAACGCGGTTCTACCGCGACGGCAAGCTGCTCTGCCGCGCGGCCACCACCTGGGTGCTGCTGAGCATCGCCACCGGCCGCCCCACGCGCGTGCCCCCCGAGCTGCTCGCCCGCTACGCTTGA
- a CDS encoding phosphotransferase family protein yields the protein MDRAGNIRSGEELELEPLARYLREHVDEIAANAEIAVEQFPKGHSNLTYLIRSGDKEYVLRRPPFGSKVKSAHDMGREYRVLSKLAPHYPLAPEPLLYCEDDSVIGATFYVMRRIRGVILRRELPAGVTLSEAQTKALHETLIDELVRLHGLDFEAIGLGGLGKPEGYVERQVSGWTKRYGNSKTDEIPSVDQLGAWLAEHLPESGAPALIHNDYKLDNVVLDGQDLTRIVGVLDWEMSTIGDPLMDLGTSLSYWVEATDADEFQWVRWGPTSVPGSLTRTELVARYAEGSGRDVSNVLFYYCFGLFKTAVVLQQIYYRYKHGFTKDERFAPLIHGVRVLANRGVEAIELGHV from the coding sequence ATCGACCGAGCCGGCAACATTCGCTCCGGGGAGGAGCTGGAGCTGGAGCCCTTGGCGCGCTACCTGCGGGAGCACGTCGACGAGATCGCGGCGAACGCCGAGATCGCGGTGGAGCAGTTCCCCAAGGGGCACTCGAACCTCACCTACCTGATTCGCTCCGGCGACAAGGAGTACGTGCTCCGCCGGCCGCCCTTCGGCAGCAAGGTGAAGTCGGCGCACGACATGGGGCGCGAGTACCGCGTGCTCTCGAAGCTCGCCCCGCACTATCCGCTGGCGCCGGAGCCGCTGCTCTACTGTGAGGACGACAGCGTGATCGGGGCGACGTTCTACGTGATGCGGCGCATTCGCGGCGTGATCCTGCGCCGCGAGCTGCCCGCCGGCGTCACGTTGAGCGAAGCGCAGACCAAGGCGCTGCACGAAACGCTGATCGACGAGCTGGTGCGGCTCCACGGCCTGGATTTCGAAGCCATCGGCCTCGGCGGTCTGGGCAAGCCCGAGGGCTACGTGGAGCGGCAGGTGAGCGGCTGGACCAAGCGCTACGGAAACTCCAAGACCGACGAGATCCCGAGTGTGGACCAGCTGGGTGCGTGGCTCGCGGAGCACTTGCCCGAGAGCGGTGCGCCGGCGCTGATCCACAACGACTACAAGCTCGACAACGTCGTGCTCGACGGCCAAGACCTCACGCGCATCGTGGGCGTGCTGGACTGGGAGATGAGCACCATCGGGGATCCGCTGATGGATCTGGGCACCAGCCTCAGCTACTGGGTCGAGGCCACGGACGCGGACGAGTTCCAGTGGGTGCGCTGGGGGCCGACCTCCGTGCCCGGGAGCCTCACGCGCACGGAGCTGGTGGCACGCTACGCCGAAGGTTCCGGTCGAGACGTCTCGAACGTCCTCTTTTACTACTGCTTCGGGTTGTTCAAGACCGCGGTGGTGCTGCAGCAGATCTACTACCGCTACAAGCACGGCTTCACGAAGGACGAACGCTTCGCGCCGCTGATCCACGGCGTGCGCGTGCTCGCGAACCGCGGCGTCGAGGCCATCGAGCTCGGCCACGTGTGA
- a CDS encoding DUF3501 family protein codes for MKPVHRNELLDLGAYEEIRERFRARVIEEKKSRRVPLGDHMTVLFENRDTVLFQIQEMLRTERITQEKAVLHELETYNTLVPADGELSVTVFVEYADKEERDRALEALAGVEERFYVSVNGTRASGRPEMRGDRTDRTTAVQYVKFPLGAELAAAAKKDDADLRLGVDHPEYSAETPLAGALLASLKDEL; via the coding sequence ATGAAACCCGTGCACAGAAACGAGCTACTGGACCTCGGCGCTTACGAAGAGATCCGTGAGCGCTTTCGAGCACGGGTCATCGAAGAGAAGAAGAGCCGGCGCGTGCCCCTCGGGGATCACATGACCGTGCTGTTCGAGAACCGCGACACGGTGCTGTTCCAGATCCAGGAGATGTTGCGCACCGAGCGCATCACGCAGGAGAAGGCCGTGTTGCACGAGCTCGAGACGTACAACACGCTGGTGCCCGCCGATGGCGAGCTGTCCGTCACGGTGTTCGTGGAGTACGCCGACAAGGAAGAGCGGGATCGCGCCCTCGAGGCGCTGGCCGGCGTGGAAGAGCGCTTCTACGTGAGCGTGAACGGAACGCGCGCGAGCGGCCGCCCGGAAATGCGCGGGGATCGCACGGACCGCACCACGGCGGTGCAGTACGTGAAGTTTCCGCTCGGCGCCGAGCTCGCCGCCGCGGCGAAGAAGGACGACGCGGATCTCCGTCTGGGCGTGGACCATCCCGAGTACAGCGCGGAGACGCCACTCGCCGGCGCCCTGCTCGCGAGCCTCAAAGACGAGCTCTGA
- the xth gene encoding exodeoxyribonuclease III: MRIATWNVNGLRARQDFLLHWLRARQPDVVGLQELKLTDEQFPHLELEAEGYHAVTHGQKSWNGVGVLTKERAEVTERGLPGQEDFGARLITVKVSGITFCTVYVPNGKSVSHEDYPKKLAWLDRLKEHLAESSVDVVCGDFNVVPEPIDSWNEDGLAGHIFHTDEERRRIAALKELGYVDLFRTQHPDEAAFSWWDYRGGAFHKRQGLRIDFLLGKPGVAERVTSAEIDRDYRKKKDGLTPSDHAPVMVELSG; this comes from the coding sequence ATGCGAATCGCGACGTGGAACGTGAATGGGCTTCGGGCGCGGCAGGACTTTTTGCTGCATTGGCTGCGAGCGCGGCAGCCGGACGTGGTGGGGCTGCAGGAGCTGAAGCTCACCGACGAACAGTTCCCGCACCTGGAGCTCGAGGCCGAGGGCTACCACGCGGTGACCCACGGGCAGAAGAGCTGGAACGGCGTGGGAGTGTTGACCAAGGAGCGCGCGGAGGTGACCGAGCGCGGGCTGCCGGGGCAGGAAGATTTCGGCGCGCGGCTGATCACGGTGAAGGTGAGCGGCATTACCTTTTGCACGGTGTACGTGCCCAACGGCAAGAGCGTGAGCCACGAGGACTACCCCAAGAAGCTCGCCTGGCTGGATCGCTTGAAGGAGCACCTCGCGGAGTCGTCGGTGGACGTGGTGTGCGGAGACTTCAACGTGGTGCCGGAGCCCATCGACTCCTGGAACGAGGACGGCCTGGCGGGGCACATCTTTCACACGGACGAGGAACGCCGGCGCATCGCCGCGCTGAAGGAGCTCGGCTACGTGGATCTGTTCCGCACGCAGCACCCGGACGAAGCGGCGTTTTCCTGGTGGGACTACCGCGGCGGCGCGTTCCACAAACGGCAGGGGCTGCGCATTGACTTCTTACTGGGGAAACCCGGCGTGGCGGAGCGGGTGACGAGCGCGGAAATCGACCGCGACTACCGCAAGAAGAAGGACGGGCTGACGCCTTCGGATCACGCCCCGGTGATGGTGGAGCTGTCGGGTTGA
- a CDS encoding DUF72 domain-containing protein: protein MAGRQLSLFGPPAAAQLDTRADEELMRHVPEHVRFGTSSWTFPGWAGIVYAGSPGERELAARGLEEYARHPLFRTVGIDRSYYAPLDGATLDRYAAQLPEGFSCVMKVFSEITSAVHPKTREENPSFLSRERVLREVIEPVSEHFAAHAGPLVFEFSPLRRSELPEPRAFAERLGELFRSLPRELPYAVELRNRELFTHAYLDVLRDVGVGHVLNFWERMPDVGEQLSVPGVLTAPVVVTRLLIPPGERYDSRKRVLAPFDRIVDPQEKMRADVERLSEACRELGKALLVIVNNKAEGSSPLTVRALAERLAQVPF from the coding sequence ATGGCGGGGCGACAGCTCAGCCTGTTCGGCCCGCCGGCGGCCGCACAGCTCGACACCCGCGCGGATGAGGAGCTGATGCGTCACGTGCCGGAGCACGTGCGCTTCGGCACCTCGAGCTGGACCTTCCCGGGCTGGGCGGGGATCGTGTACGCCGGCTCGCCCGGCGAGCGGGAGCTCGCGGCGCGTGGCCTGGAGGAGTACGCGCGCCACCCGCTGTTTCGCACCGTCGGTATCGACCGCAGCTACTACGCGCCGTTGGACGGGGCCACCCTCGACCGCTACGCCGCGCAGCTGCCCGAGGGGTTTTCGTGCGTGATGAAGGTGTTCAGCGAGATCACGAGCGCCGTGCACCCAAAGACGCGCGAGGAAAATCCGAGCTTTCTGTCTCGTGAGCGCGTGCTCCGGGAAGTGATCGAGCCCGTGAGCGAGCACTTTGCGGCGCACGCAGGGCCGCTGGTGTTCGAGTTTTCGCCGCTCCGGCGAAGTGAGCTGCCGGAGCCCCGGGCCTTCGCCGAGAGGTTGGGGGAGCTCTTTCGCTCGTTGCCGCGGGAGCTGCCCTATGCGGTCGAGCTTCGCAATCGCGAGCTCTTCACCCACGCCTACCTGGACGTGCTGCGCGACGTGGGCGTGGGCCATGTGTTGAACTTTTGGGAGCGCATGCCCGACGTCGGCGAGCAGCTCAGCGTGCCCGGTGTGCTGACCGCGCCGGTGGTGGTCACGCGCCTGTTGATCCCGCCGGGGGAGCGCTACGATTCGCGCAAGCGGGTGCTCGCGCCCTTCGACCGCATCGTGGACCCCCAGGAGAAGATGCGCGCGGACGTGGAGCGGCTTTCGGAAGCGTGCCGCGAGCTCGGCAAGGCGTTGCTCGTGATCGTGAACAACAAGGCGGAGGGCTCGAGCCCGCTGACGGTGCGGGCGCTGGCCGAGCGCCTGGCGCAGGTTCCGTTTTGA
- a CDS encoding rubrerythrin — protein sequence MAKLEGTKTHENLKEAFAGESQANRRYLYFAKVADVEGYPDVAGLFKDTADGETGHAHGHLDFLKQVGDPATGKPIGNTAKNLLSAVAGETYEYETMYPGFAKTARDEGFDEVAEWFETLAKAEKSHAGRFKKASDELGD from the coding sequence ATGGCCAAGCTCGAAGGAACCAAGACCCACGAAAACCTCAAAGAAGCGTTTGCCGGCGAGTCGCAGGCGAACCGCCGCTACCTGTACTTCGCGAAGGTGGCGGACGTGGAGGGCTACCCGGACGTTGCGGGTCTGTTCAAGGACACCGCGGACGGCGAGACGGGCCACGCCCACGGCCACCTCGACTTCTTGAAACAGGTCGGCGATCCGGCGACCGGCAAGCCCATCGGCAACACCGCCAAGAACCTGCTCTCGGCCGTTGCCGGCGAGACCTACGAATACGAGACCATGTACCCGGGCTTCGCGAAGACCGCGCGTGACGAGGGCTTCGACGAGGTCGCCGAGTGGTTCGAGACCCTGGCGAAGGCGGAGAAGAGCCACGCCGGGCGTTTCAAGAAGGCATCGGACGAGCTCGGCGACTGA
- a CDS encoding Uma2 family endonuclease, producing the protein MSQRPDPWIVDPDDPRAPPQDVWDRMSEEERQRVVDSLPSHFEPARARPPQGDAHTEEVYGAWTALRRYFSRTRRSIYVGTNLPVHYPGEPMFSPDVMAALDTGTHPRPSWRVSQEGMGLGFALDVQVLDSRRENVVLNVERYARLGISEYFVFDRPKLRLTGYRLAPGSTSYQPIVPQHGHFASTVLDLDLVVDAGRLRFYAGDAALPDAGELVGKLESFVDDLETRIEAAEQRAAQEAERAAQEAERAARAESELREALTELERLRRSRG; encoded by the coding sequence ATGTCGCAGCGTCCGGACCCGTGGATCGTAGATCCCGACGACCCTCGCGCCCCGCCCCAGGATGTCTGGGACCGGATGAGCGAAGAGGAGCGACAGCGCGTGGTGGACAGCCTTCCGTCGCACTTCGAACCGGCGAGGGCGCGACCACCGCAGGGCGACGCGCACACGGAGGAAGTCTACGGAGCTTGGACCGCCCTCCGGCGCTATTTCAGCAGAACCCGACGAAGCATCTACGTCGGAACGAACCTGCCCGTCCACTACCCGGGAGAGCCCATGTTCTCGCCCGACGTGATGGCCGCCCTCGACACCGGTACGCACCCGCGTCCGAGCTGGCGCGTGTCGCAGGAGGGCATGGGACTCGGCTTCGCGCTCGACGTGCAGGTTCTCGACTCCCGACGGGAGAACGTCGTGCTCAATGTCGAGCGCTACGCGCGTCTCGGCATCTCAGAGTACTTCGTGTTCGATCGCCCGAAGCTGCGGCTCACGGGCTACCGGCTGGCGCCGGGCTCGACCAGCTACCAGCCGATCGTCCCGCAGCACGGTCATTTCGCGTCCACCGTGCTCGACCTCGATCTCGTGGTCGACGCCGGCCGACTGCGCTTCTACGCGGGAGACGCGGCGCTGCCGGACGCCGGCGAGCTGGTCGGCAAGCTGGAGAGCTTCGTAGACGACCTGGAGACGCGTATCGAGGCAGCGGAGCAGCGCGCCGCCCAAGAAGCCGAGCGCGCCGCCCAAGAAGCCGAGCGTGCCGCCCGCGCGGAGTCCGAGCTCCGCGAAGCGCTGACCGAGCTCGAACGACTACGCCGTTCAAGGGGCTGA
- a CDS encoding DUF72 domain-containing protein gives MTKKAVVPAPDPELLARATELADRALEPARAGRVLFGTAGWTDKTLIASGRFYPKGKSSAEERLRHYARHFSMVEVDATYYALLPPATAESWAAWTPADFCFDVKAHPIVTGHPVDVGRLPADLKQALGGEGRVYPDRMPREIADEIERRFRALLDPLVASGKLGCLMAQFPPWFTATRGNARRLEQLAQRFSDLRVAVEFRHKSWLMSERRQRVFDLLRAQHLSYVCVDEPDVERGGVPPWVEVTTPALAVVRFHGHNVGGWQKRGASVHERFDYLYSPEELSAWREPVRRLSREAEAVHAVFNNCVQNFAVLGAKGLSVILEK, from the coding sequence TTGACGAAGAAGGCCGTGGTCCCCGCGCCGGATCCCGAGCTCCTGGCGCGGGCCACGGAGCTTGCGGATCGTGCCCTCGAGCCGGCTCGCGCAGGGCGGGTGCTGTTCGGCACCGCGGGCTGGACCGACAAGACGCTGATTGCCAGCGGCCGCTTCTACCCCAAGGGCAAGAGCAGCGCGGAAGAGCGGCTGCGCCACTACGCGCGGCATTTCTCCATGGTGGAGGTGGACGCCACCTACTACGCGCTCCTGCCCCCCGCCACGGCGGAGAGCTGGGCGGCGTGGACGCCGGCGGACTTTTGCTTCGACGTGAAGGCGCATCCCATCGTTACCGGGCATCCGGTGGACGTGGGGCGCTTGCCCGCCGATCTGAAGCAAGCCCTCGGCGGTGAGGGGCGCGTGTATCCCGACAGGATGCCGCGCGAGATCGCAGACGAGATCGAACGGCGCTTCCGCGCGCTGCTCGATCCGTTGGTGGCGAGCGGCAAGCTCGGTTGCCTGATGGCGCAGTTCCCGCCGTGGTTCACGGCGACCCGCGGCAATGCGCGGCGCTTGGAGCAGCTGGCGCAGCGCTTCTCGGACCTGCGCGTCGCCGTCGAGTTCCGCCACAAGAGCTGGCTAATGTCGGAGCGCCGACAGCGCGTGTTCGATTTGCTGCGCGCGCAACATCTCTCCTACGTTTGCGTGGACGAGCCGGACGTGGAGCGCGGCGGCGTGCCACCGTGGGTGGAGGTGACGACGCCCGCCCTCGCCGTCGTGCGTTTCCATGGGCACAACGTGGGCGGCTGGCAGAAACGCGGCGCGTCGGTGCACGAACGCTTCGACTACCTGTATTCGCCGGAGGAGCTGTCCGCCTGGCGGGAGCCGGTGCGGCGCCTCTCGCGGGAAGCGGAGGCGGTCCACGCCGTGTTCAACAACTGCGTGCAGAACTTCGCCGTGCTCGGTGCGAAAGGGCTCTCCGTCATTTTGGAGAAGTGA